Genomic window (Thermococcus sp.):
AAGTTTATCGCTATAATCGGCTCATTAAGCTTCTCCATGGGTATCACCGGAAGTGTTATTTTATTTCCCCTTAAACGTCTTTCGGGAGTTTCGTTTCCACTGGAGGGGTCTCCCGAAGGGGTCTATCAATCCGGCCCGTATGAGGGAGGAACTTATCTTCGGCCCGAGGGAGCTTTTGATTAGTCCAATCACAACAATGTCAAGCGGTTTAAGCCCGTTCTCCTCCCTGGCGCGGTTGACGACCAGCGCTCCTTTGTAGGTCTCCTCGCTGACGACTATTGCTTCCAGGCTTTTCATCCTGTCAGCAAAGCCTATCGCCGTGTGAATCTTGATAACGCGGTAGTTGGAGTAGCCGTTGACCTCGAAGAACTTGAGCAGATCCCGCAGGCGAAGCTCGTATGGGAGTATCTTTTCGGCGTAGGGCTTCTCTTTTATCATCTCGTCCGAGGTTAACCCGACGTAGATGTATTCACCGACTTCGAAGGCTTTTCTGAGGAGTGCTTTATGGCCTAAGTGGAGCCTGTCGAAGGTTCCGCCGACGACGACCTTGAGGTACTTTTTCCTCATGTTCCCCCGTTGGAATGTCCAACCAATAAGCTTTTTTGTTCATCTGCCAATCCGCTCTGGGTGGTGGAATGAGTCTCGATGCGTTTTTCTATCCAGAGGGCGTTGCTGTCTTCGGATCATTCAAGGAGGGCGCGATAGCGAGGGAAATCCTCAGGAACATCGTGGAGGGTGGTTTTGAGGGAAAGGTCATCCCGGTAAATCCAAAGGGCGGGATGGTTGAGGTCGCAGGAAAAACCTTTGAAATCAGGAGACGGCTTGATGAACCTACTGATACAGCCATCATTGCGGTTCCGGCCAAAATCGTTCCCGCTCTGATCGATGAAATCGGCCCGCTCATTAAGGGTGCCGTCGTTATAAGCGCGGGCTTCTCTGAGGTTGGGAACGATGAACTCGAGCGTGAGCTGGTTGAGAAGGCTAAAAAGCACGGTGTTCGCTTGATAGGTCCCAACTGCGCCGGTATCTTCGGGGTTTACGGTAAGTTCTTTGGCTCCTTTGAGATTCGCGTAAAGCTCGGAGGTCTTGCCTTAATCAGTCAGAGCGGGGCCTTCGGCGGTGCGGCCCTAGCCATGGGGAACGACGAGGGGATAGGCTTCTCGGCCTTCGTTTCCTACGGGAACGCCGCTGACCTGAACGAGAGCGACTTTTTGGAATACTTCGCTGACGATGAGAACACGAAAGCGATAGCCCTTTACATCGAGGGTGTTAAGGACGGAAGGAGGTTTCTCAAAGCACTTCGCTATGCCTCAAGCAAAAAGCCCGTCATAATCCTCAAGGCCGGAAAGAGCGTGAGCGGTGCTAAGGCGGCCGCCTCCCACACGGGTTCTCTCGCCGGAAGCTACGAGATTTATAGAGCTGCCTTCAAGCAGGCCGGTGCCATTGAGGTTGAGGAGATGGAGGAACTCTTTGATGCCGCTAAGGCCTTTGAGACCTACTCAAAGGCAGGGAAGCGGGTTGCGGTAATCACGAATTCCGGCGGGCCGGGTGTTCTGGCGACTGACAAGCTGGAAAGGCTTGGCCTTAAGATTGCGAAGCTGAGCGAAGAAACGGTCAGAGAACTCCTCTCTTTCCTCCCGCCCCAGTGTTCCGTGAAGAACCCCATTGACCTCATAGCCGATGCAGACTACGGGCGCTATAAGAGAACGATTGAGACCGTTTGTAAAGACGGGAACGTTGATTCTCTTCTCATCATCTGCGTTCCTCCGATATTCATCCCGAGCGAGGAGATAGCGAGGGCTGTAATCGAGGCTTCCTGCAATAAACCGCTCATCGTCAACTTCATGGCTGGGGAGCTGGTTGGGAGAGGTGTTGAGGTCCTGGAAGAGGCCGGGATTAAGAACTTCCCCACCCCTGAGAGGGTCGCGAAAGCCCTGTTCTGGCTCTCAGAGCGGTGAACTTTCTCTTTAATTTCACAACTGACGCGTTTTTATCGGAATGTAAAAAACCGTTCTCGTCTAAAATTTCAGTTTTAGTTGTCGGTGTTAATGTTTCAACAACCTTTTTATACCCTTCTTGGGAGTTCACTAACATGATTGCCCTCGGAATAGAAGGCACGGCCCACACCGTTGGAATCGGAATCGTAACTGAGGAGAGGGTTTTGGCGAACGTATTCCACACTCTCACCACCGAGAAGGGGGGAATACACCCCAAGGAGGCGGCCGAGCACCACGCGCGCCTTTTCAAGCCCCTTCTAGTGAAAGCCCTTCAAGAGGCCGGAATAACGATTGAGGACGTTGACGTTATAGCATTCTCCCAGGGGCCTGGACTCGGGCCGTGCCTCAGGGTCGTCGCCACTGCCGCGAGGGCGCTGGCGATAAAGCACAACAAGCCCATCATTGGGGTAAACCACTGTATCGCGCACGTCGAGATTACCAAGATGTTCGGGGTTAAAGACCCCGTCGGTTTGTACGTAAGCGGGGGCAACACGCAGGTTCTCGCTCTGGAGGGCGGCCGCTACCGCGTCTTCGGCGAGACTTTAGACATAGGCATAGGCAACGCAATAGATACCTTCGCGCGTGAATTGGGTATAGGTTTCCCCGGCGGGCCAAAGATAGAGAGACTCGCTCAAAAGGGCGAGAAGTACATTGAGCTTCCCTACGCGGTTAAAGGCATGGATTTGAGCTTCTCTGGTGTCCTGACGGAAGCGGTCAGGAAATACCGGACGGGCAATTACCGCATTGAGGACCTTGCCTATTCCTTCCAAGAAACCGCTTTTGCCTCCCTCGTTGAGGTCACCGAGAGGGCAGTGGCCCATACAGGTAAGGGGGAAGTTGTCCTCGTCGGAGGAGTTGCGGCAAACAACAGGCTCCGTGAGATGTTGGAGGTCATGACTGAGGACAGGGGAGTATACTTCTTTGTTCCCCCCTACGACCTTTGCAGGGATAACGGGGCCATGATAGCCTACACCGGACTGAGGATGTACCGTGGCGGCGTAAGATTTAAAATAGAAGATACCGTTGTGAGGCAGAAGTTCCGCACGGATGAGGTGAAAGTGACATGGGTTTAATAGTCCCGCTCTATGTTTTTATTCTGGATCTTATCCTGGCCCTCGCCATAGGCTACGCCATCTTCTTTCTCTACATGAGGCTCGATAAATACGACGTTGAACTCAACATCCTGATAAAGTACTCTTTCGTCTTCCTCCTGCTGGCCGAGATCGGCAGGATCCTTGATTTGGTGGACAACTTCTGTTGCGGGACCGACTTTGCCCTGGTGGAGGAAATTCTCTACTTCATTTCAATCCTTGGTGTTATATACACCGTTCTGAGGTATATCATGCTCGTGGAACTCAGGTACATGCCGTCGGTGGTGGTAAACGCCGGGACGGGGGTTAAATCCCGCCCGAGGGTGCCACGTGGGGACTCTCCCTTCTCCGTGGGTGTTTACATTATACTCTCCCGGTACAGGCTCTCAGATGTTCTCGAGCTTCTCAAGGATGCAGATTTCCCAATAATGGCCATTACGCGTTCCCCGTCGATATACGAGAGCTTTGATAGGGGCAACATCGAGGTCCTGTGGGTGACTCAGGTTCCTGGGGGGATTCAGCCGACGGCCCTTCATGTTATCCAGGACAAGGTAATCCGCTTTGTCCAGGAGAACCCAGAGGCAGTGGTCATAGTTGATTCCGTCGAGTACCTCCTCCTTTACAACGACTTCAGGATCGTCTTCAAGTTCCTTGTCAACCTCAAGGACTACCTGCTGGCCCTCAAGGGCACCCTGATGATATTCGTGGACGATACTGTGGTAACCCCCCAGGAGAAGTCCTTCCTCCTGAAGGAGTTTGAGCCCCTCTAAAACCTCCCCTTAAGCCTAATCGTGTACTTGGGATATATCTCGTCAGTAAAGCGGACAAACTTTGCCTTTCTGGGGGATTTCCGCACTTCTATCTCCGTCTCCGGGTCGAGCTGGGTGTAGAACTGGCCGTCTATGGCTAGGATAAGCTCCCTGCCCTTGGCCAGGTTCTTGATCTTTACGGTGCTCCCAGCTGGAACCACCATGGGTCTTGCGCTCAGCGCTATTGGGGCTAAAGGGGCTATAACGACCGCTTCAAGCCTGGGGTCTAAGAACGGCCCCCCTGCACTCATGGCGTAGCCGGTTGAACCCGTCGGGGTGGAGACTATTAAGCCGTCGGCCCTTATCTCATCGGCAAGGCCCCCGTCCACATAGTACTTCAGGTGAATGATCTTACCTGGAATCCCTGTCAGTATTGACGCCTCGTTCAGAGCGTCCGGCACGCCCTTCTCGCCGTTGATATAAGTTCTTAGCT
Coding sequences:
- the coaD gene encoding phosphopantetheine adenylyltransferase encodes the protein MRKKYLKVVVGGTFDRLHLGHKALLRKAFEVGEYIYVGLTSDEMIKEKPYAEKILPYELRLRDLLKFFEVNGYSNYRVIKIHTAIGFADRMKSLEAIVVSEETYKGALVVNRAREENGLKPLDIVVIGLIKSSLGPKISSSLIRAGLIDPFGRPLQWKRNSRKTFKGK
- a CDS encoding CoA-binding protein; this translates as MSLDAFFYPEGVAVFGSFKEGAIAREILRNIVEGGFEGKVIPVNPKGGMVEVAGKTFEIRRRLDEPTDTAIIAVPAKIVPALIDEIGPLIKGAVVISAGFSEVGNDELERELVEKAKKHGVRLIGPNCAGIFGVYGKFFGSFEIRVKLGGLALISQSGAFGGAALAMGNDEGIGFSAFVSYGNAADLNESDFLEYFADDENTKAIALYIEGVKDGRRFLKALRYASSKKPVIILKAGKSVSGAKAAASHTGSLAGSYEIYRAAFKQAGAIEVEEMEELFDAAKAFETYSKAGKRVAVITNSGGPGVLATDKLERLGLKIAKLSEETVRELLSFLPPQCSVKNPIDLIADADYGRYKRTIETVCKDGNVDSLLIICVPPIFIPSEEIARAVIEASCNKPLIVNFMAGELVGRGVEVLEEAGIKNFPTPERVAKALFWLSER
- a CDS encoding bifunctional N(6)-L-threonylcarbamoyladenine synthase/serine/threonine protein kinase: MIALGIEGTAHTVGIGIVTEERVLANVFHTLTTEKGGIHPKEAAEHHARLFKPLLVKALQEAGITIEDVDVIAFSQGPGLGPCLRVVATAARALAIKHNKPIIGVNHCIAHVEITKMFGVKDPVGLYVSGGNTQVLALEGGRYRVFGETLDIGIGNAIDTFARELGIGFPGGPKIERLAQKGEKYIELPYAVKGMDLSFSGVLTEAVRKYRTGNYRIEDLAYSFQETAFASLVEVTERAVAHTGKGEVVLVGGVAANNRLREMLEVMTEDRGVYFFVPPYDLCRDNGAMIAYTGLRMYRGGVRFKIEDTVVRQKFRTDEVKVTWV
- a CDS encoding DUF835 domain-containing protein: MGLIVPLYVFILDLILALAIGYAIFFLYMRLDKYDVELNILIKYSFVFLLLAEIGRILDLVDNFCCGTDFALVEEILYFISILGVIYTVLRYIMLVELRYMPSVVVNAGTGVKSRPRVPRGDSPFSVGVYIILSRYRLSDVLELLKDADFPIMAITRSPSIYESFDRGNIEVLWVTQVPGGIQPTALHVIQDKVIRFVQENPEAVVIVDSVEYLLLYNDFRIVFKFLVNLKDYLLALKGTLMIFVDDTVVTPQEKSFLLKEFEPL
- a CDS encoding NAD(+) kinase, which translates into the protein MRFGVVARRDRPAALKLAYRVYDFLKVSGYEVFVDLETYQHLPEFAEEDIIPLEEFNVDFMIAIGGDGTILRVEHRTKKEIPILGINMGTLGFLTEVEPHEAFFALSKLMEGDYHIDERLKLRTYINGEKGVPDALNEASILTGIPGKIIHLKYYVDGGLADEIRADGLIVSTPTGSTGYAMSAGGPFLDPRLEAVVIAPLAPIALSARPMVVPAGSTVKIKNLAKGRELILAIDGQFYTQLDPETEIEVRKSPRKAKFVRFTDEIYPKYTIRLKGRF